The DNA region CCGATGGCGATTACCCACCAGCCCAGTAGCACTTCGGGCATCGGTACGAAACCGGGATCATCGAGCCAGACGCTCAACGGAACGAAGAACCAGCCGAGGTTGAAAACCAGGCCCACCAGTGCCACAACGATGCCCGCCCAGAACAGCCGGTTCGACAGGAGCGACTTGGACGCACTCTTCTCGGTCATCTCAAGCTCCGATTACAGATGGATGCGACACTTCACGCTACAAAGCGCAGCCTGCACCTGCGTCCGCTGGTGGGAGTTGATTTCCGTACTCCCCAGGGTGTACATCCCTGATACCGCTCTGGGTTGAGACGTGAGGTAAACGCAAACGCGTTCTCGCGGTGCGGGGTGGACTACCGCTGCCCGGATCCCGACCGGTGGTGCATTGACCAGCCGCGCTTTCAGGCGTACCCGGCGCACGAGACGATGCCTCCCACCATGCCGACGCCGGCTGCGGTCCGGGTCGAGACAACCGTCTGGGCGGGCTGCAGGCCGGTGAACGGGAAGATCCACTCGGGCCGGGCTACATCTCATCGACAGTCACCTGTCGGTCAGCGGTCCGGCGGAGGGCGCGTTCGTGGCGGTCGACCGCTCGGGCGTACGCGATCACGAGCAGCCGGTCGATCTCGGGCAGCAGTTGCGGGCCGGGCATGACGATGCTGGCGAAGCCATACAGGGCGTAGCCGGGGTGGGGTAGGACGGTGTCCAGCCGGGCGAAGTCGAAGGTGTGCCGGTGGGTCTCGAAGTCCTTGGGTGGGAAGCCGAACAGGCGCTCGAACTCGGCCCGGCCCAGGTCCAGGTTGAGCCGGAAGACGCCGGGACGATCCAGCTGGGATGCCTCGTCGAAGCCGGGCACGTCGTGTTCGACGATGGTGGCGAAGGGTTGGCGGCGGTCCGGGCCGACATAAAAGAACCGGTCCCCCCAGGCACCCTCGGGTGACCTGTTCTCCCGGCTTGCCACGACCTGCTCCACCCCGGGCAGGGCGAGGATCCGATCGGCCAGTACGGCCGCGTCGAGACCGGCGGGGATGTGCAGCACCGCGTCGGCGTGGTCGATGGTGGCCTGATCCAGGGGGAAGTAGCGGTAGTCATGGGTTCTCCGCTCGGCCGCTGCTATCTCGGATGCCCGAACGAAGCGGGGAAGAGTGCCCTCCTGCTGGAGTCTGCCCTCGTAGGTCGAGGGGTCGGGGGCCTCGATGCCGAGGGCGGGGCTGGCGCCGAGGCTTCCGACGACCACCGCGTACCGGTCGCCCAGCAGGGTGGCGACGATCGCGCCGGCACCGGCCCACGACAGGTCCGTTCCGGCCATCGTCATCGCGCTGGTGTGGCGCTGGAGGTGGGTGTTGTGCGCGAAGACCAGGGTGGGTCCCCGGTGCGCCTCGACCGACCGGATGGCCAGCAGGTTCTCGGCCATCAGCGCGTCCCGGACCCCGGCCAGGCGGGCGAAGCGTTCCTCCCGTGGCAGCGGGGCGGCGGCTGCGGCGTGGTAGCGCAGCACCGCGACGGCGGACATGGCGTGGACGAACGCCGCCGGCCAGCCCTCGGCCCGATGGGGAGCCTGTAGGTACAGCTCGGTCAGCAGGTCGTCGGCGATCACCCGTAGCCGCTGGGTGTCGGCCGAACCCCCGATCGACCTGCCGGGCTCCCAGATCGCGGCCGGGTCGCTCCACCGCGACTCCTCCCCGACCAGGTCGTCGATCTCCGCCGCCCGGTCCAGGTCGAGGAAGTCGCAGACCCGCATGAGGTGGCGGCGTGGGCTCGGGGCATCCTCAATCTCCAGGGGGGCGTCGAAGCCGTGGAAGGTCAGGCGTTCGGCGGCCGGCCGGCCGGCGTTGTACTCGCGCATCCGCAGCAGCAGGTCCCGGTTGGCCGGGGCGGCACCGAACCCGTGGCTGAACCCCTCGGCGAGCGCCCGGTCCAGGGTGACGGCCGCAGACCCCTGGACGAACTCGTCGGCGATCAGCCCCGCCGCCCGGTCACTCTCCACCGCGATCGACCGGTAGCCCCGTTCGACCAGGGCCAGGAAGGTGTCGTTGCGGATCTGGAGGAAGGCGGATTCCCCGTGCGTCGGCTCACCGAGCGCGAGCAGGGACGGCGGTACGGCGAACAGGTCCAGAAGGGAGGTCATTGCATCGACCGTATCGTTGAACCACGGGTTGAGACTTCTTGAGCAACGGAGCACGGTGACACCCACAAAACCCTCCACCCCAGGGGTACGCCGACCGATCGACCTGGCGCGTCGCCACGGCCTCTCCGCCCAAGCCGTACGCAACTACGAACGCGACGGGGTCCTGCCACCGGCCGTGCGCAGCCCGACCGGCTACCGCCAGTTCACCGAGG from Micromonospora sp. NBC_01739 includes:
- a CDS encoding DUF6194 family protein → MTSLLDLFAVPPSLLALGEPTHGESAFLQIRNDTFLALVERGYRSIAVESDRAAGLIADEFVQGSAAVTLDRALAEGFSHGFGAAPANRDLLLRMREYNAGRPAAERLTFHGFDAPLEIEDAPSPRRHLMRVCDFLDLDRAAEIDDLVGEESRWSDPAAIWEPGRSIGGSADTQRLRVIADDLLTELYLQAPHRAEGWPAAFVHAMSAVAVLRYHAAAAAPLPREERFARLAGVRDALMAENLLAIRSVEAHRGPTLVFAHNTHLQRHTSAMTMAGTDLSWAGAGAIVATLLGDRYAVVVGSLGASPALGIEAPDPSTYEGRLQQEGTLPRFVRASEIAAAERRTHDYRYFPLDQATIDHADAVLHIPAGLDAAVLADRILALPGVEQVVASRENRSPEGAWGDRFFYVGPDRRQPFATIVEHDVPGFDEASQLDRPGVFRLNLDLGRAEFERLFGFPPKDFETHRHTFDFARLDTVLPHPGYALYGFASIVMPGPQLLPEIDRLLVIAYARAVDRHERALRRTADRQVTVDEM